One window from the genome of Streptomyces sp. NBC_00287 encodes:
- a CDS encoding glycoside hydrolase family 13 protein, protein MSQQHSADPAPTSAVATVAHRRDWWRDAVIYQVYPRSFADSNGDGMGDLEGVRSRLPYLRDLGVDAVWLSPFYASPQADAGYDVADYRAVDPMFGNLLDADALIRDAHELNLRIIVDLVPNHSSDQHEWFKRALRDGPGSPLRDRYHFRPGKGKNGELPPNDWESIFGGPAWTQVEDGEWYLHLFAPEQPDFNWEHPAVGDEFRSILRFWLDMGVDGFRIDVAHGLVKADGLPDLGAHDQLKLLGNDVMPFFDQDGVHAIYRQWRTILDEYAGERIFVAEAWTPTVERTANYVRPDELHQAFNFQYLGTDWDAKELRTVIDRTLEAMRPVGAPATWVLSNHDVTRHATRFANPPGLGTQIRTAGDRELGLRRARAATLLMLALPGSAYVYQGEELGLPDVVDLPDEVRQDPAYFRGEGQDGFRDGCRVPIPWTRKGSSYGFGTGGSWLPQPSSWAELSVEAQTGAPDSTLELYRTALAARRDHRDLGAGDAVEWLKAPEGVLAFRRGEFVCVANTTDESVTTPAYGRLLLASGEVAEVEGEAKVPSDTTVWWTTA, encoded by the coding sequence ATGAGCCAGCAGCACTCCGCCGACCCGGCACCGACCTCCGCCGTAGCCACCGTCGCTCATCGCCGCGACTGGTGGCGGGACGCGGTGATCTACCAGGTCTATCCGCGCAGCTTCGCCGACAGCAACGGCGACGGCATGGGCGACCTGGAAGGCGTACGCTCCCGACTCCCCTACCTGCGCGACCTCGGCGTGGACGCCGTGTGGCTGAGCCCCTTCTACGCCTCACCGCAGGCCGACGCCGGCTACGACGTCGCCGACTACCGGGCCGTCGACCCCATGTTCGGCAACCTCCTCGACGCCGACGCGCTCATCCGCGACGCCCACGAGCTGAACCTGCGCATCATCGTCGACCTCGTGCCCAACCACTCCTCCGACCAGCACGAGTGGTTCAAGCGGGCGCTGCGCGATGGCCCCGGCTCCCCGCTGCGGGACCGCTACCACTTCCGGCCCGGCAAGGGCAAGAACGGCGAACTCCCGCCCAACGACTGGGAGTCGATCTTCGGCGGCCCGGCCTGGACCCAGGTCGAGGACGGCGAGTGGTACCTCCACCTGTTCGCCCCGGAGCAGCCCGACTTCAACTGGGAACACCCGGCCGTGGGCGACGAGTTCCGCTCCATCCTGCGCTTCTGGCTGGACATGGGCGTGGACGGCTTCCGGATCGACGTGGCCCACGGCCTGGTCAAGGCCGACGGACTGCCCGACCTCGGCGCCCACGATCAGCTCAAGCTGCTGGGCAACGATGTCATGCCGTTCTTCGACCAGGACGGAGTGCACGCCATCTACCGCCAGTGGCGGACGATCCTCGACGAGTACGCCGGCGAGCGCATCTTCGTCGCCGAGGCCTGGACCCCGACCGTCGAGCGCACCGCCAACTATGTCCGCCCCGACGAGCTGCACCAGGCCTTCAACTTCCAGTACCTGGGCACCGACTGGGACGCGAAGGAACTCCGTACGGTCATCGACCGCACCCTGGAGGCGATGCGCCCGGTGGGCGCCCCGGCGACCTGGGTCCTGTCGAACCACGACGTGACCCGCCACGCCACCCGCTTCGCCAACCCGCCCGGCCTCGGCACCCAGATCCGCACGGCGGGCGACCGCGAACTGGGCCTGCGCAGGGCCCGAGCGGCCACGCTCCTCATGCTGGCCCTCCCCGGCTCGGCGTACGTCTACCAGGGCGAGGAACTCGGCCTCCCGGACGTCGTCGACCTCCCCGACGAGGTCCGCCAGGACCCCGCGTACTTCCGGGGCGAGGGCCAGGACGGCTTCCGCGACGGCTGCCGGGTCCCGATCCCGTGGACCCGCAAGGGTTCGTCGTACGGCTTCGGCACGGGTGGCAGCTGGCTGCCGCAGCCCTCGTCCTGGGCCGAGCTGAGCGTCGAGGCCCAGACGGGCGCACCGGACTCGACCCTTGAGCTGTACCGCACCGCCCTCGCGGCCCGCCGCGACCACCGGGACCTGGGCGCCGGCGACGCGGTGGAGTGGCTGAAGGCCCCCGAGGGCGTACTGGCCTTCCGCCGCGGCGAGTTCGTCTGCGTAGCCAACACGACCGACGAGTCGGTGACCACCCCGGCCTACGGCCGCCTCCTCCTCGCCAGCGGCGAGGTCGCCGAGGTGGAGGGCGAGGCAAAGGTCCCGTCCGACACGACGGTCTGGTGGACGACGGCCTGA
- a CDS encoding sugar ABC transporter permease, which translates to MSTTTVETSAEVKEIRVAPTQGKTRRRSERSLAGSLVTHGILIVASLIALFPIAWLVFLSLGPDKDDYLHPGGIWGKMTLDNYSFVLQETNFFDWLWSSLVVSLGTTVIGVIIAATTGYAVSRMRFPGYKKFMWVLLVTQMFPIAVLIVPMYQILSELQLIDSYLGLILVYCSTAVPYCAWLLKGYFDTIPFEIDEAGRVDGLSPFGTFVRLILPLAKPGLAVAGFYSFITAFGEVAFASTFMLSDTKYTFAVALQTFVSEHDAQRQLMAATAVLIAIPVSAFFYLVQKNLVTGLTAGGTKG; encoded by the coding sequence ATGAGCACCACTACCGTTGAGACCTCCGCCGAGGTGAAGGAGATCCGCGTGGCCCCCACCCAGGGCAAGACGCGCCGCCGCAGCGAGCGCAGCCTCGCGGGCTCGCTCGTCACCCACGGCATCCTGATCGTCGCGAGCCTGATCGCCCTCTTCCCGATCGCCTGGCTGGTCTTCCTGTCCCTCGGCCCGGACAAGGACGACTATCTGCACCCCGGGGGCATCTGGGGGAAGATGACGCTGGACAACTACTCGTTCGTCCTGCAGGAGACCAACTTCTTCGACTGGCTGTGGAGTTCGCTGGTCGTCTCGCTCGGCACCACGGTCATCGGCGTCATCATCGCCGCCACCACCGGCTACGCGGTCTCCCGGATGCGCTTCCCGGGCTACAAGAAGTTCATGTGGGTCCTGCTGGTCACCCAGATGTTCCCGATCGCCGTCCTCATCGTGCCGATGTACCAGATCCTGTCCGAACTCCAGCTCATCGACAGCTACCTCGGTCTGATCCTGGTCTACTGCTCGACCGCGGTGCCGTACTGCGCCTGGCTGCTCAAGGGCTACTTCGACACCATTCCGTTCGAGATCGACGAGGCCGGACGCGTCGACGGACTGAGCCCCTTCGGCACGTTCGTACGGCTGATCCTGCCGCTCGCCAAGCCGGGTCTCGCGGTCGCCGGCTTCTACAGCTTCATCACCGCCTTCGGTGAGGTCGCCTTCGCGTCGACGTTCATGCTGTCCGACACGAAGTACACCTTCGCGGTCGCGCTGCAGACCTTCGTCAGCGAGCACGACGCGCAGCGCCAGCTCATGGCCGCGACCGCGGTGCTGATCGCGATACCGGTCTCCGCGTTCTTCTATCTCGTCCAGAAGAACCTGGTGACCGGGCTCACCGCGGGCGGCACGAAGGGCTGA
- a CDS encoding carbohydrate ABC transporter permease yields MTVAIDRATGKRRGDRAPRPGLGQRLKHSYQKHWYAYAMITPVIVVLGVLVLYPLAYGFYLTLTDANSLNTARTIGANEIEATYKFIGLDNYADILWGETSYERFWSHFIWTIVWTGACVGLHYTLGLGLALLLNQQLRGRTLYRLILILPWAVPTFVTVFGWRFMLADGGVINSFLETLHLPTPLWLEDTFWQRFAAIMVNTWCGVPFMMLSLLGGLQSIDTTLYEAAEMDGASKWQQFRYVTLPGLRSVSSTVILLGIIWTFNQFAIIFLLFGDTAPDAQILVTWAYYLGFGQQPRDFAQSAAYGMLLLAILIVFTSFYRRWLNRNDQQLAI; encoded by the coding sequence ATGACAGTCGCCATCGACCGCGCCACCGGCAAGCGCCGCGGTGACCGCGCGCCGCGGCCCGGGCTGGGCCAGCGCCTGAAGCACTCCTACCAGAAGCACTGGTACGCCTACGCGATGATCACGCCCGTGATCGTCGTCCTCGGCGTCCTCGTGCTCTACCCCCTCGCCTACGGCTTCTATCTGACGCTCACGGACGCCAACAGCCTCAACACGGCCCGCACCATCGGCGCCAACGAGATCGAAGCCACCTACAAGTTCATCGGCCTCGACAACTACGCCGACATCCTGTGGGGCGAGACCTCCTACGAACGCTTCTGGTCCCACTTCATCTGGACGATCGTGTGGACGGGCGCCTGCGTCGGCCTGCACTACACCCTCGGCCTCGGCCTCGCCCTGCTGCTCAACCAGCAGCTGCGCGGCCGCACCCTGTACCGGCTGATCCTGATCCTGCCCTGGGCCGTGCCGACCTTCGTCACCGTCTTCGGCTGGCGCTTCATGCTCGCCGACGGCGGCGTGATCAACTCCTTCCTGGAGACGCTCCACCTGCCGACCCCGCTGTGGCTGGAGGACACCTTCTGGCAGCGGTTCGCCGCGATCATGGTCAACACCTGGTGCGGTGTGCCGTTCATGATGCTCTCGCTGCTCGGCGGACTGCAGTCCATCGACACCACCCTCTACGAGGCCGCCGAGATGGACGGCGCGAGCAAGTGGCAGCAGTTCCGCTACGTCACCCTGCCGGGCCTGCGCTCGGTCAGCTCCACCGTGATCCTGCTCGGCATCATCTGGACCTTCAACCAGTTCGCCATCATCTTCCTGCTGTTCGGCGACACCGCCCCCGACGCCCAGATCCTCGTCACATGGGCCTACTACCTCGGCTTCGGACAGCAGCCGCGCGACTTCGCACAGTCGGCCGCCTACGGCATGCTGCTGCTCGCCATCCTGATCGTCTTCACCTCCTTCTACCGCCGCTGGCTGAACCGCAATGACCAGCAGCTCGCGATCTGA
- a CDS encoding extracellular solute-binding protein: MRRGIAATALVASLALAATACGGDGDSGDKADGPVTITWWDTSNATNEAPTYQALVKEFEAANKNIKVKYVNVPFDQAQNKFDTAAGSKGAPDVLRSEVGWTPAFAKKGFFLPLDGTDALADESKFQPSLIEQAKYEGKTYGVPFTTDTLALVYNKELFEKAGVEAPKTWDDLKKAAATIKSKTGVDGYWGSTQAYYAQSFLYGEGTDTVDADAKKITVNSAEAKKAYGTWLDLFDGKGLHKADTTADAYAHIQEAFVSGKVASIVQGPWEITNFYKGSAFKDKANLGIATVPAGSTGEAGAPTGGHNLSVYAGSDAAHQEASLKFVNFMTSTHAQETIALKNSTLPTRDDAYTAEVKADPGIAGYQTVLAAAQPRPALPEYSSLWGPVDTELLAIAGGKKSLDKGLSSAETAIAKLVPDFSK, translated from the coding sequence ATGCGGCGTGGCATAGCGGCCACCGCGCTGGTGGCGTCCCTCGCCCTCGCGGCGACGGCCTGCGGCGGAGACGGCGACAGCGGCGACAAGGCCGACGGTCCGGTCACCATCACCTGGTGGGACACCTCCAACGCCACCAATGAGGCGCCGACGTACCAGGCCTTGGTCAAGGAATTTGAGGCCGCCAACAAGAACATCAAGGTCAAGTACGTCAACGTCCCCTTCGACCAGGCGCAGAACAAGTTCGACACCGCCGCCGGTTCCAAGGGCGCTCCGGACGTGCTGCGCTCCGAGGTCGGCTGGACCCCCGCCTTCGCCAAGAAGGGCTTCTTCCTGCCGCTGGACGGCACCGACGCCCTCGCGGACGAGAGCAAGTTCCAGCCCAGCCTGATCGAGCAGGCCAAGTACGAGGGCAAGACCTACGGCGTCCCCTTCACCACGGACACCCTCGCCCTTGTCTACAACAAGGAGCTCTTCGAGAAGGCCGGCGTCGAGGCCCCCAAGACCTGGGACGACCTGAAGAAGGCCGCCGCCACGATCAAGAGCAAGACCGGCGTCGACGGTTACTGGGGCTCCACCCAGGCCTACTACGCCCAGTCCTTCCTCTACGGCGAGGGCACCGACACCGTCGACGCCGACGCCAAGAAGATCACCGTGAACTCCGCCGAGGCCAAGAAGGCCTACGGCACCTGGCTGGACCTCTTCGACGGCAAGGGCCTGCACAAGGCCGACACCACCGCCGACGCCTACGCCCACATCCAGGAGGCGTTCGTCAGCGGCAAGGTCGCCTCGATCGTCCAGGGCCCGTGGGAGATCACGAACTTCTACAAGGGCTCGGCCTTCAAGGACAAGGCCAACCTCGGCATCGCCACCGTCCCGGCCGGCTCCACCGGCGAGGCGGGCGCCCCGACCGGCGGACACAACCTGTCCGTCTACGCGGGCTCGGACGCGGCGCACCAGGAGGCCTCGCTGAAGTTCGTCAACTTCATGACCTCCACGCACGCCCAGGAGACCATCGCGCTGAAGAACTCCACGCTTCCCACGCGCGACGACGCCTACACCGCCGAGGTCAAGGCCGACCCGGGCATCGCCGGCTACCAGACCGTGCTCGCCGCCGCCCAGCCGCGCCCGGCGCTGCCCGAGTACAGCTCCCTGTGGGGCCCGGTGGACACCGAGCTGCTGGCCATCGCGGGCGGCAAGAAGTCCCTGGACAAGGGTCTGAGCAGCGCTGAGACCGCCATCGCCAAGCTGGTGCCGGACTTCAGTAAGTGA
- a CDS encoding LacI family DNA-binding transcriptional regulator: protein MTTRLADIAAQAGVSEATVSRVLNGKPGVAATTRQSVLAALDVLGYERPVRLRQRSEGLVGLITPELENPIFPALAQVIGQALTRQGYTPVLATQTPGGSTEDELTEMLVDRGVAGIIYVSGLHADTTADMQRYERLRAQGVPFVLVDGFSPKVQAPFISPDDRAAMALAVTHLVSLGHTRIGLALGPKRFVPVQRKIDGFVRTMQDQLGLAAEVIETELVQHSLYTLEGGQAAASALIDRNCTAVVCASDMMALGAIRAARQRGLRVPTDISVVGFDDSPLIAFTDPPLTTVRKPVPAMGQAAVRTLLEEIGGTPAPHSEFVFMPELVVRGSTASAPGDRNRP from the coding sequence GTGACCACACGGCTTGCTGATATCGCTGCGCAGGCGGGGGTGAGCGAAGCGACCGTCAGCCGCGTCCTCAACGGGAAGCCGGGCGTCGCCGCCACCACCCGCCAGTCCGTGCTGGCTGCCCTCGACGTCCTGGGCTACGAGCGCCCGGTGCGTCTGCGGCAGCGCAGCGAAGGCCTGGTGGGCCTGATCACCCCGGAGCTGGAGAACCCGATATTCCCGGCCCTGGCCCAGGTCATCGGCCAGGCGCTGACCAGGCAGGGCTACACCCCGGTGCTCGCCACGCAGACCCCCGGCGGCTCCACCGAGGACGAGCTGACCGAGATGCTGGTCGACCGCGGGGTCGCGGGCATCATCTACGTCTCCGGACTGCACGCGGACACCACGGCCGATATGCAGCGCTACGAGCGACTGCGCGCCCAGGGTGTTCCTTTCGTCCTCGTCGACGGCTTCTCCCCCAAGGTGCAGGCGCCGTTCATCTCCCCCGACGACCGCGCGGCGATGGCGCTCGCGGTCACGCATCTGGTCTCGCTCGGTCACACCCGGATCGGTCTGGCGCTCGGCCCGAAACGGTTCGTCCCGGTCCAGCGGAAGATCGACGGCTTCGTCCGCACCATGCAGGACCAGCTGGGTCTTGCCGCGGAGGTCATAGAGACCGAGCTGGTCCAGCACTCGCTGTACACCCTGGAGGGCGGCCAGGCGGCCGCCTCGGCGCTGATCGACCGGAACTGCACGGCGGTGGTGTGCGCCAGCGACATGATGGCGCTGGGCGCGATACGGGCGGCCCGGCAGCGCGGTCTTCGGGTGCCGACGGACATCTCGGTGGTCGGTTTCGACGACTCCCCGCTGATCGCCTTCACCGACCCGCCGCTGACGACGGTCCGCAAGCCGGTCCCGGCGATGGGCCAGGCCGCGGTACGCACGTTGCTGGAGGAGATCGGCGGGACTCCGGCACCGCACAGCGAGTTCGTGTTCATGCCGGAACTGGTGGTGCGCGGTTCGACCGCTTCGGCCCCTGGGGACCGAAATCGTCCCTAG
- a CDS encoding phosphatase PAP2 family protein, which translates to MGDTTVTELEDRTQAAVPHPVTASDEPGLLHRLRAPRRPRLWFEILLIAVSYWTYSLVRNAVPEQRGEALRNADWIWKAEQTLGLAVEQSFNQAVNSVTWLIVGMNYYYATLHFVVTLGVLVWLYRSHPGRYAATRTVLFATTGVALLGYYLYPLAPPRLMTGGNFIDTVLVHQTWGSMASGDLKNMSNQYAAMPSMHIGWSLWCGLTIFALASLPWVRILGLLYPVATLVVIVATANHFWLDAVGGMLCLTFGYALVWIWYGALPHSLPKLVPAHTKRRSLLPKRG; encoded by the coding sequence ATGGGTGACACGACCGTGACCGAGCTGGAAGACCGCACACAGGCGGCCGTTCCGCACCCCGTCACGGCGTCGGACGAGCCGGGTCTGCTGCACCGGCTGCGCGCACCGCGCCGGCCCCGGCTGTGGTTCGAGATCCTGCTGATCGCGGTGAGTTACTGGACGTACTCACTGGTCCGCAACGCCGTTCCGGAGCAGCGGGGCGAGGCGCTGCGCAACGCCGACTGGATCTGGAAGGCCGAGCAGACGCTCGGTCTCGCCGTCGAGCAGTCGTTCAATCAGGCCGTGAACTCGGTGACTTGGCTCATCGTGGGCATGAACTACTACTACGCGACACTGCACTTCGTGGTCACGCTGGGTGTGCTGGTGTGGTTGTACCGCAGCCATCCGGGCCGCTACGCGGCGACCCGCACGGTGCTCTTCGCGACCACCGGTGTGGCCCTGCTCGGTTACTACCTGTATCCGCTCGCTCCGCCCCGGTTGATGACCGGCGGCAACTTCATCGACACGGTCCTGGTCCATCAGACCTGGGGTTCGATGGCCTCGGGCGACCTGAAGAACATGTCGAACCAGTACGCCGCGATGCCGTCGATGCACATCGGCTGGTCCCTGTGGTGCGGTCTGACGATCTTCGCGCTCGCCTCCCTCCCCTGGGTCCGCATCCTGGGCCTGCTCTACCCGGTGGCCACTCTGGTGGTGATCGTCGCCACCGCCAATCACTTCTGGCTGGACGCGGTGGGCGGAATGCTCTGCCTGACGTTCGGTTACGCGCTGGTATGGATCTGGTACGGGGCGTTGCCGCACTCGCTGCCGAAGCTGGTGCCCGCCCACACCAAACGCCGCTCGCTGCTGCCGAAGCGCGGCTAA
- a CDS encoding bifunctional [glutamine synthetase] adenylyltransferase/[glutamine synthetase]-adenylyl-L-tyrosine phosphorylase encodes MTAPGRRSSTFTRLLRHGFTDPSAAERLLEAPELAPVRDDPVLLEALGATADPDLALHGLVRLLEAQSGRELLDTVIAAKPLRDRLLGVLGASAALAEHLAKHSDDWRALVTYEPRDLHPGVAEFERGLAEATDPVSLRIAYRRCLLSIAARDVCGTTDVAESAAELADLATATLRAALAIARTAAPDDAAVCRLAVIAMGKCGGHELNYVSDVDVIFVGEAAEGADEGKALRAATKLASHMMRICSETTVEGSIWPVDANLRPEGRNGPLVRTLSSHLAYYQRWAKTWEFQALLKARPVAGDIELGEEYVAALEPLVWKAAERENFVADVQKMRRRVVENIPLAELDRQLKLGPGGLRDVEFAVQLLQLVHGRADASLRSGTTLAALKALAAGGYVGRADAAQLDAAYRFLRSMEHRIQLYRLRRTHLVPTDDADLRRIGRSLGLRSDPVAELNREWRRHASVVRRLHEKLFYRPLLDAVAQLASGEARLSSEAARERLVALGYADPAAALRHLEALASGVTRKAAIQRTLLPVLLGWFADSADPDAGLLNFRKVSDALGKTPWYLRLLRDEGAAAENLARVLSAGRLAPDLLMRAPEAVALLGDGDGGGLEPRSRAHLEQEILAAVGRADGGAQAVTAARGVRRRELFRTAAADIVGSYGTEAQPAEADQGALVDLVGGAVSDLTAATLAGTLRAVVREGWGDTLPTRFTIIGMGRFGGHELGYGSDADVLFVHEPRDGVDEHEAAQAANRVVSEMRRLLQISSADPPLLIDADLRPEGKSGPLVRTLKSYEAYYRRWSLVWESQALLRAEPVAGDEDLARCFIELIDPLRYPSAGLADDAVREIRRLKARMESERLPRGADPKLHTKLGPGGLSDVEWTVQLLQLRHGAAQPGLRTTQTRAALSAAAAADLIPAQDAATLDEAWVLATRVRNAVMLVRGRAGDTFPSDARELAAVGRYLGYGPGRVGDMLDDYRRTARRARGVVEELFYAG; translated from the coding sequence ATGACAGCGCCGGGGCGCAGAAGCAGTACTTTCACGCGGCTGCTGCGGCACGGCTTCACCGATCCGAGCGCCGCCGAACGGCTGCTGGAAGCCCCGGAACTGGCCCCCGTACGCGACGACCCGGTCCTGCTGGAGGCCCTCGGCGCCACCGCCGACCCGGATCTCGCCCTGCACGGTCTCGTACGGCTGCTGGAGGCGCAGTCCGGGCGTGAGCTGCTGGACACGGTGATAGCGGCCAAGCCGCTGCGCGACCGCCTCCTGGGCGTCCTCGGCGCCTCCGCCGCGCTCGCCGAGCACCTCGCCAAGCACTCCGACGACTGGCGGGCCCTGGTCACCTACGAGCCGAGGGACCTGCACCCCGGCGTCGCCGAGTTCGAGAGGGGCCTGGCCGAGGCCACCGACCCCGTCTCGCTGCGCATCGCGTACCGGCGCTGTCTGCTGTCCATCGCCGCCCGTGATGTGTGCGGCACCACCGATGTCGCCGAGTCCGCCGCCGAACTCGCCGACCTCGCCACCGCGACCCTGCGCGCCGCCCTCGCCATCGCCCGCACCGCAGCCCCCGACGATGCCGCCGTGTGCCGGCTCGCGGTGATCGCGATGGGCAAGTGCGGGGGCCATGAACTCAATTACGTCTCCGACGTCGACGTCATCTTCGTCGGCGAGGCCGCGGAGGGCGCCGACGAGGGCAAGGCCCTCAGAGCGGCAACCAAGCTCGCCTCGCACATGATGCGGATCTGCTCCGAGACCACCGTCGAGGGCTCGATCTGGCCCGTCGACGCCAATCTGCGGCCCGAAGGCCGCAACGGCCCGCTCGTGCGCACACTCTCCAGCCACCTCGCCTACTACCAACGCTGGGCCAAGACCTGGGAGTTCCAGGCGCTCCTCAAGGCCCGCCCGGTCGCCGGTGACATCGAGCTCGGCGAGGAGTACGTCGCCGCCCTCGAACCCCTCGTCTGGAAGGCCGCCGAGCGCGAGAACTTCGTCGCCGACGTGCAGAAGATGCGGCGCAGAGTGGTGGAGAACATCCCCCTCGCCGAACTCGACCGCCAGCTCAAGCTCGGCCCCGGTGGTTTGAGGGACGTCGAATTCGCCGTACAGCTCCTGCAGTTGGTGCACGGACGGGCCGACGCCTCCCTGCGCAGCGGCACCACCCTGGCCGCCCTGAAGGCCCTCGCCGCCGGCGGCTACGTCGGCCGCGCGGACGCCGCCCAACTGGACGCCGCCTACCGCTTCCTGCGCTCCATGGAGCACCGCATCCAGCTCTACCGGCTGCGCCGCACCCACCTCGTCCCCACGGACGACGCCGATCTGCGCCGCATCGGCCGCTCGCTCGGCCTGCGCAGCGACCCGGTCGCCGAGCTCAACCGCGAGTGGCGGCGGCACGCCTCCGTCGTACGACGCCTGCACGAGAAGCTCTTCTACCGGCCACTGCTCGACGCCGTCGCCCAACTCGCCTCCGGCGAAGCCCGGTTGAGCAGTGAGGCGGCTCGCGAACGGCTCGTCGCGCTCGGCTACGCCGATCCGGCCGCCGCCCTGCGCCACCTGGAGGCCCTCGCCTCCGGCGTCACCCGCAAGGCCGCCATCCAACGCACCCTGCTGCCCGTCCTGTTGGGCTGGTTCGCCGACTCCGCCGACCCGGACGCGGGCCTGCTCAACTTCCGCAAGGTCTCCGACGCCCTGGGTAAAACCCCGTGGTATCTACGGCTCCTCAGGGACGAGGGCGCCGCGGCCGAGAACCTCGCGCGCGTGCTGTCCGCCGGGCGGCTCGCCCCCGACCTGCTGATGCGCGCCCCCGAGGCGGTGGCCCTGCTCGGCGACGGCGACGGCGGCGGCCTCGAACCCCGCTCCCGCGCCCACCTGGAACAGGAGATCCTCGCCGCGGTCGGCCGCGCCGACGGCGGCGCCCAAGCGGTCACCGCGGCCCGTGGCGTACGCCGCCGCGAACTCTTCCGTACAGCCGCAGCCGACATCGTCGGCTCCTACGGCACCGAGGCCCAGCCCGCCGAGGCCGACCAGGGCGCACTGGTGGACCTGGTCGGCGGCGCCGTCTCGGACCTGACGGCGGCGACGCTGGCCGGCACCCTGCGCGCGGTCGTCCGCGAGGGCTGGGGCGACACCCTGCCCACCCGGTTCACGATCATCGGTATGGGCCGCTTCGGCGGCCACGAGCTGGGCTACGGCTCCGACGCGGACGTTTTGTTCGTCCATGAACCGCGCGACGGCGTCGACGAGCACGAGGCAGCGCAGGCCGCCAACCGCGTCGTCTCCGAAATGCGCCGCCTGCTCCAGATCTCCAGCGCCGACCCGCCCCTGCTGATCGACGCCGACCTGCGCCCCGAGGGCAAGTCGGGCCCGCTGGTGCGCACGCTGAAGTCCTACGAGGCCTACTACCGGCGCTGGTCCCTGGTCTGGGAGTCCCAGGCGCTGCTGCGGGCCGAGCCGGTCGCCGGGGACGAGGACCTGGCCCGCTGCTTCATCGAGCTGATCGACCCCCTGCGCTACCCCTCGGCAGGCCTCGCCGACGACGCGGTCCGCGAGATCCGCCGCCTGAAGGCCCGTATGGAATCCGAACGCCTCCCACGCGGCGCCGACCCCAAACTCCACACCAAGCTCGGCCCCGGCGGCCTCTCGGATGTCGAATGGACGGTCCAGCTCCTGCAGCTGCGCCACGGCGCCGCCCAGCCGGGCCTGCGCACCACACAGACCCGGGCCGCCCTGTCCGCGGCCGCCGCCGCCGACCTGATCCCGGCGCAGGACGCGGCAACCCTCGACGAGGCCTGGGTGCTCGCCACCAGGGTCCGCAACGCCGTGATGCTGGTCCGCGGCCGCGCCGGCGACACCTTCCCCTCCGACGCCCGCGAACTGGCCGCCGTAGGCCGCTACCTCGGCTACGGCCCCGGCCGCGTCGGTGACATGCTCGACGACTACCGCCGCACGGCACGACGGGCGCGGGGCGTGGTGGAGGAGCTGTTCTACGCCGGTTAG
- a CDS encoding pyridoxamine 5'-phosphate oxidase family protein — MTNQPHTRLDARYSDETATARPWPEAVALLSAAELFWISTVRPDGRPHVTPLPAVWSEGALHFCTGPEERKARNLAENPHVVLTTGTNTWDKGYDLVVQGEAVRVTDDGRLRELAAAWEAKYGSFWHFDVRNGCFHQGAGHAFVFSVAPRTVFGFGKGEPFSQTRWRFSREE; from the coding sequence ATGACCAACCAACCGCACACTCGGCTCGACGCCCGCTACAGCGACGAGACGGCCACGGCGAGGCCCTGGCCGGAGGCCGTGGCGCTGCTGTCGGCGGCGGAGCTGTTCTGGATCTCGACGGTACGGCCGGACGGGCGGCCGCATGTGACGCCGCTGCCTGCGGTCTGGTCCGAGGGAGCGCTGCACTTCTGCACGGGCCCGGAGGAGCGCAAGGCGCGGAACCTGGCCGAGAACCCACACGTGGTCCTGACCACCGGCACCAACACCTGGGACAAGGGCTACGACCTCGTCGTCCAGGGCGAGGCGGTGCGGGTGACGGACGACGGCAGGCTGCGCGAGCTGGCGGCCGCCTGGGAGGCGAAATACGGCAGCTTCTGGCACTTCGACGTCCGGAACGGCTGCTTCCACCAAGGAGCCGGGCACGCTTTCGTATTCTCGGTGGCGCCGCGGACCGTTTTCGGCTTCGGTAAGGGTGAGCCGTTCAGCCAGACCCGTTGGCGATTCTCCAGGGAGGAATAA
- a CDS encoding VOC family protein — translation MDFTLEVIPLPVSDIDRARDFYRDKVGFHVDIDQEVMPGMRIVQLTPPGSGCSVALGDAVWDLTKGETKPEPGSYQGLQLCVADIKAARAELLERGLEVSEPVQYTPDDGATFMYFKDPDGNGWSIQEYRVRAEQPLHKHLSEQAGQRD, via the coding sequence ATGGACTTCACCCTTGAAGTGATCCCGCTGCCCGTGAGCGACATCGACCGAGCCAGGGACTTCTACCGCGACAAGGTCGGCTTCCACGTCGACATCGACCAGGAGGTCATGCCCGGGATGCGGATCGTCCAGCTGACGCCGCCCGGCTCCGGCTGTTCGGTCGCGCTCGGTGACGCGGTGTGGGACCTGACCAAGGGCGAGACCAAGCCGGAGCCCGGCTCCTACCAGGGGCTCCAACTGTGCGTGGCGGACATCAAGGCGGCCCGGGCGGAGCTGCTGGAGCGGGGCCTTGAGGTGTCGGAGCCGGTCCAGTACACACCGGACGACGGCGCGACCTTCATGTACTTCAAGGACCCCGACGGCAACGGCTGGTCGATCCAGGAGTACCGCGTCAGGGCGGAGCAGCCCCTGCACAAGCACTTGTCGGAGCAGGCCGGGCAGCGGGACTAG